One genomic region from Metallosphaera tengchongensis encodes:
- a CDS encoding V-type ATP synthase subunit K (produces ATP from ADP in the presence of a proton gradient across the membrane; the K subunit is a nonenzymatic component which binds the dimeric form by interacting with the G and E subunits) → MKYMVLLLPILISSAIAFAQTPPSETSTGFSGINIGAGLAVGLAAIGAGMAVGMAAAAGIGVLTERRDMFGTVLIFVAIGEGIAVYGILFAVLMLFGKF, encoded by the coding sequence ATGAAATATATGGTTCTCCTTCTTCCAATTTTAATAAGTTCTGCAATAGCGTTTGCCCAAACTCCCCCATCGGAGACTTCAACTGGCTTTTCTGGAATTAATATAGGTGCCGGGTTAGCTGTAGGTCTTGCCGCAATTGGTGCAGGAATGGCAGTCGGAATGGCAGCTGCAGCAGGTATTGGCGTGCTGACAGAGAGAAGGGATATGTTCGGTACAGTACTAATCTTCGTCGCAATTGGGGAAGGAATAGCGGTATATGGTATCCTGTTCGCGGTGCTAATGCTGTTCGGAAAGTTCTAA
- a CDS encoding magnesium-dependent phosphatase-1: protein MIKLVIFDADKTLWDHYNISEFQDPLTLAGRDVVVDSKGRTLSLFPNVRKTLEELRRRGVRLAMATWNFPHKTDKVLKALELYDYFDLIVSRDYPYKFVMISEIIREFRKRNLNLKPEEILFVDDRRAHFGNVWIYVGKVNCLEMWKDISDHLEIISKV from the coding sequence ATGATAAAACTAGTAATATTTGATGCGGACAAAACTTTATGGGATCATTACAACATTTCTGAATTTCAAGACCCTCTCACCCTTGCTGGTAGGGACGTTGTCGTAGACAGCAAGGGTAGAACATTATCTCTCTTCCCTAACGTGAGGAAGACCTTAGAGGAACTGAGGAGGAGAGGGGTGAGGTTAGCCATGGCCACATGGAACTTCCCGCATAAGACTGACAAGGTCCTCAAGGCACTGGAACTTTATGACTACTTTGACCTAATCGTGTCTAGAGACTATCCCTACAAATTTGTTATGATAAGCGAGATAATAAGGGAATTTAGGAAGAGGAATCTGAACCTGAAACCTGAGGAAATTTTATTTGTAGACGATAGGAGAGCCCATTTCGGTAACGTCTGGATTTACGTAGGTAAGGTTAACTGCTTGGAAATGTGGAAGGATATAAGCGACCACTTAGAAATTATTTCTAAGGTATAA
- the hjc gene encoding Holliday junction resolvase Hjc encodes MSRKSRGSDVERYVLSLLRNKGFAVIRSPASGSKRKDPAPDIVAMKEGVILLIEVKSRKSKGNVYLTREQAEGIMEFSRKSGGELFVAVKNPRSLKFVSFNELKKTEGGNYVISREAIENGKDLDALIRYVEAKFSKTLDSFL; translated from the coding sequence ATGAGTAGGAAGAGCAGAGGGTCAGATGTGGAGAGATACGTGCTCTCGCTCTTGAGGAACAAGGGTTTCGCTGTCATAAGGTCGCCTGCGAGTGGGAGCAAGAGGAAGGATCCTGCCCCAGATATAGTAGCCATGAAGGAGGGAGTAATCCTGCTCATTGAGGTCAAGAGCAGAAAGTCAAAGGGGAACGTATACTTGACCAGGGAACAGGCTGAGGGAATTATGGAGTTCTCTAGAAAGAGTGGCGGTGAGCTATTCGTGGCGGTTAAGAACCCCAGGTCTCTGAAGTTTGTTTCCTTTAACGAGCTTAAAAAGACGGAAGGTGGAAATTACGTGATTTCCAGGGAAGCTATTGAAAATGGGAAGGACTTGGACGCACTAATTAGATATGTGGAGGCTAAATTTAGCAAAACCCTGGACTCCTTCCTCTAG
- the pdxS gene encoding pyridoxal 5'-phosphate synthase lyase subunit PdxS yields MRLYELSFNEIEEFFYKLAELKDTLKHEGFLSFYPSPVNSDIAQGTARVKHAFPIFQKGGVVMDVTNVDQAGIAEEAGAVSVMVLDKLPYDVRKAGGVARMADPKIIEEVMGSITIPVMAKVRIGHIYEAKVLEALGVDMIDESEVLTPADEEHHINKWEFKVPFVNGARNLGEALRRISEGASMIRTKGEPGTGNVSEAVKHMKIVNQELRSLISMNPEDRVKKAREFQVPYEIVELTAKYARLPVVNFAAGGIATPADAALMMWLGSDGIFVGSGIFKSQDSLERAKAVVLATAGWEEPEIVLEAQKMISEHKSMMGIDIKSLKPEEMMQVRGT; encoded by the coding sequence ATGAGGCTTTACGAACTATCATTCAATGAGATAGAGGAGTTCTTCTACAAATTAGCCGAACTGAAGGACACCCTAAAGCACGAGGGTTTCCTCTCCTTTTACCCAAGTCCAGTTAACTCCGATATAGCTCAAGGTACCGCCAGGGTTAAGCATGCGTTTCCCATTTTCCAAAAGGGGGGAGTGGTCATGGACGTTACCAACGTGGATCAGGCGGGTATAGCTGAGGAAGCGGGCGCGGTCTCCGTAATGGTTCTAGACAAACTCCCATATGACGTAAGGAAGGCAGGAGGGGTCGCTAGAATGGCTGACCCAAAGATCATAGAAGAAGTGATGGGGTCAATAACCATACCAGTCATGGCGAAGGTAAGGATAGGCCACATATATGAGGCTAAGGTTCTCGAGGCCCTGGGAGTGGACATGATAGACGAGAGCGAAGTTTTGACACCGGCAGATGAGGAACACCACATAAATAAGTGGGAGTTCAAGGTTCCTTTCGTAAACGGTGCCAGAAACTTAGGCGAAGCCTTGAGAAGGATTTCAGAGGGAGCCTCCATGATAAGAACCAAGGGGGAACCAGGGACTGGAAACGTTAGTGAGGCCGTTAAACACATGAAGATAGTGAACCAGGAACTGAGGTCGTTGATATCCATGAACCCGGAGGACAGGGTAAAGAAAGCCAGGGAGTTCCAGGTTCCCTACGAGATAGTCGAGCTCACAGCAAAGTATGCTAGACTGCCAGTTGTTAATTTCGCTGCAGGAGGTATAGCGACCCCTGCGGACGCAGCCCTCATGATGTGGTTGGGGTCAGATGGTATATTTGTAGGCTCAGGGATATTCAAAAGCCAGGACTCACTAGAGAGGGCTAAGGCTGTTGTTCTCGCTACTGCAGGTTGGGAGGAACCTGAAATAGTACTGGAAGCTCAGAAAATGATCAGCGAACACAAGTCCATGATGGGAATAGACATTAAGAGCTTGAAGCCCGAGGAAATGATGCAGGTGAGAGGGACGTGA
- a CDS encoding ACT domain-containing protein, producing the protein MTQERLLRISGHYRDPGFLERIMGTLRKLWVDVDWINARRVSDDGLYEVYLGIREGKNTQLAILNLSKLVDVEKVEILEDGKVVTYAFDNEGKIVDGEGENKIIVFVPVYSKVTGYSWGESYSKNIYR; encoded by the coding sequence GTGACCCAAGAAAGGCTACTTAGAATATCTGGGCACTATAGGGACCCAGGCTTCCTGGAGAGGATCATGGGTACCTTAAGGAAGCTTTGGGTAGACGTTGACTGGATAAACGCTAGGAGAGTGAGCGATGACGGACTTTATGAGGTTTACTTGGGGATTAGAGAGGGGAAGAACACTCAACTTGCCATTTTGAATCTGAGCAAGCTAGTGGACGTAGAGAAGGTCGAAATTTTAGAGGACGGTAAGGTAGTGACTTACGCCTTTGACAACGAGGGCAAAATCGTAGATGGGGAGGGTGAGAACAAGATAATCGTTTTTGTACCAGTTTATTCAAAGGTTACAGGTTACAGTTGGGGTGAGTCGTATAGCAAAAATATATACAGATAA
- the pdxT gene encoding pyridoxal 5'-phosphate synthase glutaminase subunit PdxT: MRIGVVAYQGSFEEHALAVKRVFEKIGKGEVIPVKRPKDLDVDALIIPGGESTTIGQVAQRMGLLEPLREKVIQGIPVLGTCAGAIMLSKDVIDAKVGKKSQPLIGVMDSAVVRNYYGRQRESFEATLDLSEIEGGKERFVFIRAPAITKVWGKAKPLASLNEVIVMAEENQILATTFHPELSGSTTIHEYFVRMVKK, translated from the coding sequence GTGAGAATAGGCGTAGTTGCATACCAAGGTAGTTTTGAAGAGCACGCGCTTGCGGTTAAAAGAGTCTTTGAGAAGATAGGTAAGGGGGAAGTTATCCCAGTAAAGAGACCGAAGGATTTAGACGTAGATGCCCTGATAATCCCTGGAGGAGAAAGCACGACAATAGGTCAGGTGGCCCAGAGAATGGGACTCCTGGAACCACTTAGGGAGAAAGTAATTCAGGGGATTCCAGTATTGGGTACATGTGCAGGGGCCATAATGTTATCTAAGGACGTAATTGACGCTAAGGTTGGTAAGAAGAGCCAACCACTCATAGGGGTAATGGACTCAGCCGTGGTGAGGAACTACTATGGGAGGCAAAGGGAGAGCTTTGAGGCAACGCTAGACTTGAGCGAAATTGAGGGTGGAAAGGAACGGTTCGTGTTCATAAGAGCTCCGGCCATTACCAAGGTATGGGGAAAGGCTAAGCCTCTAGCTTCTTTGAATGAGGTGATTGTAATGGCAGAGGAGAATCAAATCCTAGCTACGACCTTCCATCCTGAGCTTTCAGGCTCAACAACGATTCACGAATACTTTGTTCGGATGGTAAAGAAGTAA
- the ilvC gene encoding ketol-acid reductoisomerase, producing the protein MSRIAKIYTDKDVTLDIIKGKKIAVLGYGSQGRAWALNLRDSGLNVTVGLERQGKSWDQATADGFKPEKTEDAVKKADVVIFLVPDMAQRLVYRERVQPYLREGMDLVFAHGFNIHYRLIEPPKNVDVYMVAPKGPGPIVRDFYTKGGGVPVLVAVHQNYSGKAMEKALAIAKGLGGTRAGAIETTFKEETETDLIGEQTILVGGVMELMKSAFETLVEMGYQPEVAYFETINELKMIVDLIYDKGFMGMLRAVSDTAKYGGFTVGKHVINEETRRRIREAAEKVRSGKFAEEWIEEYGRGSPTLQKGMEDMDKSMEEQTGRRLKEIIERGKPKA; encoded by the coding sequence GTGAGTCGTATAGCAAAAATATATACAGATAAAGATGTAACTCTAGATATAATTAAAGGAAAGAAAATAGCCGTGCTAGGTTACGGCAGTCAAGGGAGGGCCTGGGCCCTAAACTTAAGGGATTCAGGTCTCAACGTGACCGTGGGATTAGAGAGACAGGGAAAGAGCTGGGATCAGGCTACAGCTGATGGGTTCAAGCCAGAGAAAACCGAGGACGCGGTGAAGAAGGCAGACGTGGTAATATTCTTGGTGCCTGATATGGCCCAGAGATTAGTTTATCGAGAAAGAGTGCAACCCTACCTGAGGGAAGGGATGGACTTGGTATTCGCACACGGTTTTAACATACATTATAGGTTAATAGAGCCTCCAAAGAACGTTGATGTTTACATGGTGGCGCCCAAGGGTCCTGGGCCAATTGTGAGGGATTTCTACACCAAAGGAGGTGGAGTCCCGGTACTTGTTGCAGTTCACCAAAACTACTCAGGGAAAGCCATGGAGAAAGCCCTTGCGATAGCCAAGGGTCTGGGAGGGACTAGGGCAGGTGCCATCGAGACTACCTTCAAGGAGGAGACGGAGACCGATCTCATTGGAGAGCAGACAATACTGGTGGGAGGGGTTATGGAGTTGATGAAGTCAGCCTTCGAAACTTTAGTGGAAATGGGATACCAACCCGAGGTAGCTTATTTCGAAACTATTAACGAGCTGAAGATGATAGTGGACTTAATCTACGATAAGGGCTTTATGGGAATGTTAAGGGCTGTATCGGATACTGCTAAGTATGGAGGATTTACCGTAGGTAAACATGTTATAAATGAGGAGACAAGGAGGAGGATCAGGGAGGCTGCGGAAAAGGTGAGAAGCGGTAAATTCGCTGAGGAGTGGATAGAGGAGTACGGAAGGGGAAGCCCAACTTTACAGAAGGGCATGGAAGATATGGATAAGAGCATGGAAGAGCAAACAGGAAGAAGACTAAAGGAGATCATAGAGAGGGGTAAGCCTAAGGCCTAG
- a CDS encoding V-type ATP synthase subunit D, with amino-acid sequence MSSRKVLPTKINLISMRNQLKLIRVIKRLLENKREVLLIYLRTYISEYEQMYNEVNKSLGQVYDRFMRAVVDEGIGSIENIAYSQADSLQLRTSTRVIFGVKIPVTEMLESSIPPKPFSEVETSPYLSEAYDQMKETLVKVIKLVELESTIRSLVSELRKTQRLINAIDTSILPFYNGSVKYIRSILNDRSREEFVRLKVTRRILQRRRERGS; translated from the coding sequence ATGAGCTCAAGGAAAGTACTTCCCACAAAGATTAACCTAATTAGCATGAGGAACCAGCTTAAGCTGATTAGGGTAATCAAGAGGCTGCTGGAAAACAAGAGGGAAGTACTACTGATATATCTCAGGACTTACATCAGTGAGTACGAACAGATGTACAACGAAGTCAATAAGTCGCTAGGACAGGTTTACGACAGGTTCATGAGGGCGGTAGTGGACGAGGGAATAGGGAGCATTGAAAACATAGCCTACTCCCAGGCCGATTCCCTTCAATTGAGGACTTCCACAAGGGTGATATTCGGGGTGAAAATACCCGTGACGGAGATGTTGGAGAGCTCCATCCCGCCTAAACCGTTCAGCGAAGTTGAAACTTCCCCGTATCTCTCTGAAGCTTACGACCAGATGAAAGAAACACTAGTGAAGGTTATCAAGCTAGTTGAGCTTGAATCCACTATCAGGTCCCTAGTCTCAGAACTTAGAAAAACCCAAAGGCTTATCAATGCTATAGACACTTCAATCCTACCGTTTTACAACGGGTCTGTCAAATACATACGTTCCATACTCAACGACAGGAGCAGGGAGGAATTCGTAAGACTTAAAGTTACTAGAAGAATATTGCAGAGGAGGAGAGAACGTGGAAGCTAA
- a CDS encoding 30S ribosomal protein S26e → MPKKRENRGRRKGDKGHVGYVMCDNCGARVPEDKAICVTRSYSPVDASLANELEKKGAIITRYPVTKCYCVNCAVHFGLVKIRAENERKSRAKIF, encoded by the coding sequence TTGCCTAAAAAGCGAGAGAACAGAGGCAGAAGGAAGGGTGATAAAGGTCACGTAGGTTACGTTATGTGTGATAACTGTGGTGCCAGGGTACCAGAGGATAAGGCAATATGCGTGACTAGGAGCTACAGCCCCGTTGACGCCTCTCTAGCCAATGAGTTAGAGAAGAAAGGGGCCATAATAACTAGGTATCCAGTGACTAAGTGTTACTGCGTTAACTGCGCTGTTCACTTTGGTTTAGTTAAGATCAGGGCTGAAAATGAGAGGAAGTCTAGGGCAAAAATATTCTAG
- a CDS encoding PINc/VapC family ATPase — protein sequence MPNEFLIDKSSLLQGISRYVEKNIVNGTFLIHRSLIRQLEQESKQGLVTGDIALEEINQLKNLSERFLFAVELVGRDSDNTEQELRNYCLERGCTLLTADELQRKISEMLGINTMFLEPLPEPLSIERYFDENTMSVHLKEDALPKAKKGRPGNWEFSVIGEKPIAGAEIKQIVSEILNSIRWTKGSFIEIERKGSTIVQLSNYRIVITRPPLSDGWEITVTRPVARKRLEEYSLNPELVSRLEQRAEGILIAGSPGMGKTTFAQALAEYYMKMGKIVKTIESPRDMHLPPDITQYSKNYAEIGELHDILLLSRPDYTVYDEMRNDEDFRLYIDLRLAGIGMIGVVHATTAIDAIHRFLSRVDLGTIPGILDTVLFINKGTVEKVYSLEMTVKVPEGLREADLARPVVQIKDFLNDKVEYEIYVFGEQTMIVPVGKLSINTVENRITRAISGVIPNAAVKKENGEYVVEIPREGIASFNRKINSKLRRLEKKHGVKIRVKLQDKD from the coding sequence TTGCCTAACGAATTTTTGATAGATAAGAGTTCTCTGCTCCAGGGCATATCTAGATATGTAGAGAAAAATATAGTGAACGGAACCTTCTTGATTCACAGATCTCTTATCAGGCAATTGGAGCAGGAGTCGAAACAGGGCTTAGTTACAGGAGACATTGCCCTGGAAGAGATAAACCAGTTAAAGAACCTCTCTGAGAGATTCCTATTCGCGGTTGAACTCGTGGGGAGGGACTCGGATAACACGGAGCAAGAACTACGGAATTATTGCCTGGAAAGGGGTTGTACCCTGCTGACTGCAGATGAGCTCCAGAGGAAGATTAGCGAGATGTTGGGTATAAACACAATGTTCCTGGAACCTCTTCCGGAACCCCTTTCCATAGAGAGGTACTTTGACGAGAACACCATGAGCGTTCATTTGAAAGAGGATGCATTGCCAAAGGCCAAGAAGGGGAGACCTGGAAACTGGGAGTTCTCCGTGATTGGGGAAAAACCCATTGCTGGAGCTGAAATTAAGCAGATAGTCTCGGAGATCCTAAATTCAATTAGGTGGACCAAGGGTTCTTTCATTGAGATTGAGAGGAAAGGATCTACCATTGTTCAGCTAAGTAACTACAGGATTGTAATCACCAGGCCACCACTATCTGATGGCTGGGAGATAACGGTCACTAGACCTGTAGCTAGAAAGAGGCTGGAGGAATACTCGCTTAATCCAGAGTTGGTCTCGAGGTTGGAACAGAGGGCAGAGGGAATACTGATCGCTGGATCCCCTGGGATGGGAAAGACTACATTTGCTCAGGCATTGGCTGAATACTACATGAAGATGGGGAAGATAGTCAAGACCATAGAGTCTCCAAGGGATATGCATTTACCTCCTGATATTACTCAATACTCCAAGAACTATGCAGAAATTGGAGAACTCCACGATATACTACTGCTTAGCAGACCAGACTACACTGTCTACGACGAGATGAGGAACGACGAGGACTTCAGGCTTTACATAGACCTTAGGCTTGCAGGGATAGGGATGATAGGCGTGGTTCACGCTACTACAGCCATAGATGCAATACACAGATTCCTAAGCAGGGTAGATCTGGGAACCATACCAGGGATACTCGATACTGTACTCTTTATTAACAAGGGAACAGTTGAGAAAGTTTACAGTCTGGAAATGACCGTAAAGGTTCCTGAGGGGCTCAGAGAGGCTGATTTAGCCAGACCTGTAGTTCAGATAAAGGACTTCCTCAACGATAAGGTTGAGTATGAAATATACGTCTTCGGGGAGCAGACCATGATCGTACCAGTTGGAAAGTTAAGTATAAACACCGTTGAGAACAGGATAACTAGGGCTATTTCGGGAGTCATTCCAAACGCAGCGGTTAAGAAGGAGAACGGGGAATACGTTGTTGAGATTCCCAGGGAAGGGATCGCAAGCTTCAACAGGAAGATTAACTCTAAGTTAAGGAGACTCGAGAAAAAGCATGGAGTCAAGATAAGGGTCAAGCTACAAGATAAGGACTAG
- the proS gene encoding proline--tRNA ligase, which translates to MKISREKWSQNFSQWFDWVLSQAEFYDYGRYPVKGTGVWMPYGFKLRQNVIDLLRSLLDQTGHEELLFPLLIPEGLLKKESEHIRGFEREVFWVTQGGEEKLEERFALRPTSEVSITFMESLWIKGYTQLPRKFYQIVSVFRYETKATRPLIRVRELTTFKEAHTLHETYDDAARQVNEAVEIYSKFFDALGIPYLISKRPEWDKFAGAEYTIALDTIMPDGRALQIGTAHHLGQHFTKAMDYKVQRADGSLDYPHQTSYGVSDRVIATVISINGDDHGPILPPLVAPIEVVIIPIPAKNPEDDQRVLSYAKEVLSMLRSSGVRATLDDSKDKTPGEKYYVWELKGVPIRIEIGMREVTSGTVFLKRRDTLESKVVGREGVVEEIRELERRMSEDLKARAWKEFREKVRAFDSLDDVKKFLETRGGIAEVRWCGSESCGLKIEEETNSRVLGAPLEPTGGGNCVVCGKPASNSLRIAKTY; encoded by the coding sequence ATGAAGATAAGCAGGGAGAAGTGGAGCCAAAATTTTAGCCAATGGTTTGATTGGGTACTCTCCCAGGCGGAGTTTTACGATTATGGTAGGTACCCAGTCAAGGGCACTGGAGTCTGGATGCCCTACGGATTTAAGTTAAGGCAAAACGTCATTGACCTATTGAGGTCTTTGCTAGACCAGACGGGACATGAGGAACTCCTCTTTCCACTCCTAATACCGGAGGGTCTTCTCAAGAAAGAGTCGGAGCACATCAGGGGCTTTGAAAGAGAGGTTTTCTGGGTGACGCAGGGAGGAGAGGAGAAGCTAGAGGAGAGGTTCGCCCTGAGGCCGACCTCTGAAGTATCCATAACCTTTATGGAGTCGCTTTGGATAAAGGGCTACACTCAGCTCCCTAGGAAGTTCTACCAAATAGTGAGCGTCTTCAGGTATGAGACAAAGGCGACGAGGCCTTTAATAAGGGTGAGGGAGCTAACGACGTTCAAGGAGGCGCACACACTGCACGAAACCTACGATGACGCAGCTAGGCAGGTAAATGAAGCCGTGGAGATATATTCCAAGTTTTTTGATGCTCTGGGCATCCCGTACTTAATTTCCAAAAGACCGGAGTGGGACAAGTTCGCTGGGGCTGAGTATACCATTGCTCTGGATACCATAATGCCTGACGGCAGGGCACTTCAGATAGGGACAGCCCACCACCTTGGGCAACACTTCACTAAAGCCATGGACTATAAGGTTCAACGGGCTGACGGCTCTCTGGACTACCCCCATCAGACCAGCTACGGTGTATCGGACAGGGTTATAGCCACGGTAATCTCCATAAATGGAGACGACCATGGTCCTATCCTCCCTCCTTTAGTGGCACCAATTGAGGTAGTAATCATCCCAATCCCAGCTAAAAATCCTGAAGATGATCAGAGGGTGCTAAGCTACGCAAAGGAAGTGCTGAGCATGTTAAGGTCTAGTGGAGTTAGGGCAACCCTTGATGACTCCAAGGACAAGACACCAGGTGAGAAGTACTACGTATGGGAGCTGAAGGGTGTCCCCATAAGGATAGAAATAGGGATGAGGGAGGTGACGTCTGGGACGGTCTTTTTGAAGAGAAGAGATACCTTAGAAAGCAAGGTTGTTGGTAGGGAGGGCGTTGTTGAAGAAATCAGAGAGCTGGAACGGAGAATGAGTGAGGATTTGAAGGCTAGGGCCTGGAAAGAGTTTAGGGAGAAAGTGAGGGCGTTTGACTCTTTGGACGACGTTAAGAAGTTTTTGGAGACCAGGGGAGGAATAGCGGAAGTGAGATGGTGCGGTTCTGAGTCCTGCGGTCTGAAGATTGAGGAGGAGACCAACAGCCGAGTACTAGGTGCCCCATTAGAACCTACAGGCGGAGGAAATTGTGTGGTCTGCGGAAAACCAGCGTCAAATTCACTTCGAATAGCAAAAACTTATTAG
- a CDS encoding acetolactate synthase large subunit — MPTGSRLVVDSLKREGVNVLFGIPGLTNMPIYDAFLEDLQNGELRHVLMRHEQAAVHAADGYARASGRPGVCTATSGPGATNLVTGMVTAYWDSSPVVAITGQVVRSVIGKMAFQEADTPGIFANAAKYVVQLKNIYEIPVWIKNAFYIASTGRPGPVVVDIPRDIQLEKIDDVKWPEKPEVKGYRPFRTLIDPVKIKKAAEILIEAERPIILAGTGAVWSNATPEILELSELLTIPMVSTLPGKSAIPHDHPLFLGAMGYYGRAEASMAALESDAMFIVGARLSDRTFTSYDEMIETRKKFIMINIDPTDSERAFKVDVPLYGDAKILLREIINAVKALGRKKDNSAWVKRAKELREYYAQFYYHEEDGKLKPWKILKTIRNAIPRDSIVTTGVGQHQMWSEVFWEVLEPRTFLSSTGMGTMGFGLPAAMGAKMARPDKVVVDLDGDGSFLMTANNLATAVDEHIPIISVIFDNRTLGLVRQVQDLFQSRRVVGVDYGPSPDFVKFAEAFGALGFNATSYDEIERSIKTAIKENIPAVVRVPIDKEELALPTLPPGGKLKQVIVRDPRKAT; from the coding sequence ATGCCTACTGGATCTAGATTGGTAGTTGATTCTTTAAAAAGGGAAGGAGTGAACGTACTCTTCGGTATACCTGGGCTCACTAACATGCCCATATACGACGCTTTCCTGGAGGACCTGCAGAACGGGGAGCTTAGACACGTCCTCATGAGACACGAACAAGCGGCAGTCCACGCAGCAGACGGCTATGCCAGGGCTTCAGGTAGGCCTGGGGTGTGCACCGCGACTTCAGGACCAGGCGCGACCAACTTAGTTACCGGAATGGTGACGGCCTACTGGGACAGTTCACCCGTCGTAGCCATAACGGGACAGGTGGTTAGATCAGTGATAGGTAAGATGGCTTTTCAAGAGGCTGACACACCAGGCATCTTTGCAAACGCTGCTAAATACGTAGTCCAACTTAAGAACATATATGAGATACCCGTTTGGATAAAAAACGCCTTCTACATAGCTTCCACTGGAAGACCAGGACCTGTAGTTGTGGACATACCGAGGGATATTCAACTAGAGAAGATAGATGACGTGAAGTGGCCCGAGAAACCTGAAGTGAAGGGATACAGACCATTCAGGACCTTAATTGACCCAGTGAAAATAAAGAAGGCAGCGGAGATACTAATAGAGGCGGAGAGGCCAATCATACTAGCCGGAACAGGAGCGGTCTGGTCCAACGCTACGCCGGAGATCTTAGAGCTCTCAGAACTTTTGACCATACCAATGGTCTCGACTTTACCTGGTAAATCAGCCATCCCCCACGACCATCCACTTTTCCTAGGTGCAATGGGCTATTACGGAAGGGCAGAGGCTTCCATGGCGGCCTTAGAGTCAGACGCAATGTTTATAGTAGGAGCTAGGCTTAGCGACAGAACCTTCACGTCCTATGACGAGATGATCGAAACCAGGAAGAAGTTTATCATGATAAATATAGACCCCACGGACAGCGAGAGGGCATTTAAGGTTGACGTACCTCTTTATGGAGACGCTAAGATCCTCTTGAGAGAGATAATTAACGCCGTGAAGGCCTTGGGAAGGAAAAAGGACAACTCCGCCTGGGTTAAAAGGGCGAAGGAACTTAGGGAATACTACGCTCAGTTCTACTACCATGAGGAGGACGGTAAGCTTAAACCTTGGAAGATCCTGAAGACAATTAGGAACGCTATTCCAAGGGATTCCATTGTCACTACAGGAGTGGGGCAGCACCAGATGTGGTCTGAGGTGTTCTGGGAAGTGTTGGAACCTAGGACGTTTCTATCCTCCACTGGTATGGGTACCATGGGCTTCGGGTTACCTGCTGCCATGGGAGCTAAGATGGCTAGACCAGATAAGGTTGTTGTGGATCTGGACGGGGATGGATCCTTTTTAATGACTGCTAACAATTTAGCAACCGCAGTGGACGAACACATTCCAATCATATCGGTCATATTTGACAACAGGACCCTAGGGTTAGTGAGACAGGTCCAGGATCTATTCCAGAGCAGAAGAGTTGTGGGAGTTGATTACGGACCATCTCCGGACTTCGTGAAGTTCGCCGAGGCCTTTGGAGCTTTAGGCTTCAACGCAACAAGTTACGATGAGATTGAGAGGTCCATAAAGACTGCAATAAAGGAAAACATCCCTGCGGTGGTGAGGGTGCCAATAGACAAGGAAGAGCTCGCCTTGCCAACGTTACCCCCTGGGGGAAAACTTAAACAGGTGATAGTGCGTGACCCAAGAAAGGCTACTTAG